The following proteins come from a genomic window of Leopardus geoffroyi isolate Oge1 chromosome A3, O.geoffroyi_Oge1_pat1.0, whole genome shotgun sequence:
- the MANBAL gene encoding protein MANBAL: MASDLDFSPPEVPEPTFLENLLRYGLFLGAIFQLICVLAIIVPVPKSHEVEAEPSEPRSVEVTRKPKAAALSASKRPKKEAKKKR; encoded by the exons ATGGCCTCCGACCTGGACTTCTCACCCCCCGAGGTGCCCGAGCCTACTTTCCTGGAGAACCTGCTACGGTACGGACTCTTCTTGGGAGCCATCTTCCAGCTCATCTGTGTGCTGGCCATCATCGTACCTGTTCCCAAGTCCCACGAGGTG GAGGCAGAACCCTCCGAGCCTAGAAGTGTGGAGGTGACGAGGAAGCCCAAGGCTGCTGCTCTTTCTGCCAGCAAGAGGCCCAAGAAGGAGGCCAAGAAGAAGCGGTAG